The genomic interval tgtttagccagttttcacccatctcaacacgtcgccttggataccgtgtgaatttagtttaatcagtaaacgtttATGGCGGACTTTGTCAAAGGtgttttgaaaatcaagatatattaaaTCTACTGCTTTACTCTCATCATAttggttcagaatatcatagGAGAAATCGAAGACGCTCTTCAAACAAGAGCATTTGCTGCGGAAGTCgtgatgagtattttttagtaagttgttttcttctaagtgaTGAACGAGTGtatctcttattagtgtttcaagcaTTTACCTTACGACTGAATTAAGGTAAATGGCCGGTAATTATATGGTAAAgatttattgcctttttttttttaaatcgaaGTTACATTAGCAACCTTTCACTCATCTGGCACCGTACCGGACTGCAGAGATTTATCGGGCAAAATGATCAGTGGTTTGACCAATTCGGATTTCGCTTCTTTTAATATGCGGGGTGAGATCTTGTCAGGCGCGGGTGACGTTCTTACTTTAAGTTTATCGATACATTTTGATAAGTCACTTTGTCATACTGATGCTACTTAGGACGTCGTTGGTATTATTTTGAATTGTTGGCACCCTAGAAATGTCACTGAGGTCTTCTATTGTAAATGCTGAggcaatcaatcaatcaatcattggGGTAATCTTCATTATCGTCAGTTATGGGTCCAATAGTTGAAGTAATCACTCTCTTTTGCCTGATGAAGTCATAAAATTACTACGGTTTCGTTTAACTCTGGTTCGCAACATGTACCTCGGTGAACCTTTTGGTGTGTTGATTAACCTCTTGGCTTTACGTCTTAAGGAATATACTGCGTTCCTCGTTATTACTGAAGGATTTTAATTTATTATGGGCATCCCTCTTGGCGCGCAAGCATTCAGCTGTCTGAGTGTTCCACCACTTAGGCTTAACGTTTTGAGTGGGACGACGATTTTTCATAGGTACGCACTCTTGCACTGCTCTTAAGTATCTATCCATGAAAAATTTACAATGAGCATCAATATCTGCGTTGGTACGTGAGTGAGTCCTCTCCATTTCCTTAAATACTGGTTTGAGTTAatagtaatttatttttctgtagACAGAGAGTTTCCTTTGAGTCCTTAGGCATGAAGTTCGTccctcttttcgtctttttactctttgttcttctttttttcttacgacTCTATGTCTTTCCAatctctgttttctctcatttactgTTGACGTTGTCTAAacccttcttcatcctcctcctgtctctctcttttgtcgTGCCCCTTCTCGTGTCgcatttctttatcattcttttctttttcagacTCCTTCTGCTATTCATGTCCAGATTAAGTGTTACTCTgcatcttatcttcctcttattttttcgaAGGATATCACTCTgtacatctttctcttcctcttcttcttcactatgcgtccttttcttctacctcTTATTCTGGGAGTATCATCTgcatccatctcttcctcctttttttttttttagaagataccactctctgcatccttctcctcttcttcgggGAATATTATTCTttgcattcttctcttcctcctcttcttcgagggatatcactctctgcatccttctcttcctcttcttcgagcgatatcactctctgcatccttctcttcctcctcttcttggaggaatatcactctctgcatccttctcttcctcctcttcttcgagggatatcactctctgcatccttctcttcctcctcttccaggaATATCACTCTctgtatccttctcttcctcctcctcttcgagaGATATcgctctctgcatccttcttttcctcctctcttcttcgagggatatcactctctgcatccttctcttcctcctcttcttcgagagatatcactctctgcatccttctcttccttctcttcttcgagGGATAtcactctgcatccttctcttcctcctcttcttcgaggGATAtcactctgcatccttctcttcctcctcttcttcgagggatatcactctctgcatccttcccttcctcctcttcttcgaggGATATCACTCTCtctatcctttttcttctattcttcttcaagGAATATCATTCgttgcatccttctcttcctcctctttttcggaAGATAtcactctgcatccttctcttcctcttcttctttagtctgcatccttctcttcctcttcttcaatatgcattcttttttttcttcttcttctaaggatatcactctctgcatcgttttcttcttctttttcctcactctgcatccttctcttcctcctcttcttcgaggGATATCActatcattccttcttcttctcttttttgggGAATATcattctctgcatccttctctcctatctCTTTATCGGAGGATACCACTTTctgcatctttctctttctcctctttttcggAGCATATAACTTCTTGGAATGAATatcactctctgcatccttctcatcctcctcttcttcgttggatatctctctctctgcatccatttcttgctcctctttttcGATGGATAtcacttctcttttccctttttcacttttcattcatctcttccttccctacttctGGGTAATTATCACTTTCTGCAtacatctcttccttctgctcttcgagggatgtctctcttcctcttcttcttcgtctcttgTCACTCTCGACTTCCTCTGTTGTTTATCCTAGTCTTTGGAGGACGCGTCGCTCTTGGCTCCTATTCGTCTTTGTTGCTCTCGTGCTCAGCCTCGCCTGCTCTTCTTACTGGCTCcagccccttcctcctctttgctccGCTTTCGTTTCTGCTTCCTCTCACgcccatcctcttcttcttcttctctctcacactctgaTGTCGCCTCCACCTCAGCGTCtgacgcctcctcttcctcctcttctcacctgcCATTTTCGCTcgttgtttcctcctcctcttcgtattcagagtctttctcctcttcttcgtattCGAAATCTTCTTTTTCggatatttcttcttcctcctcgtcttcagactcttcattctccttttcgtcttcgTAGTCGTCTTCCTGTTCTTTGTGTTCATAGTTTTCGTCATTGTCATCGTGTTCCgattcttcttcacttttttcgtCTTCCGAATCTTGTCCgcatcatttcatttttttccacgttGTGTaaactctttttcctcttcttcctctctctttcttttgccATGCCTTTCCTCGTGCGACccttcttcataattttcttcgtcATCGGATTCTTCTAcgtctcctctcattttctttccacgtTGTGTAAATTCTTCCccatcatcttctttctctctctttcttttatcatgacTCTCTTCGTGCTGCGCTTCTTCATTACCTTCTTCGTGTTCggagtcttctctctcttctttcattttcttttcacgttGCCTAaattctttatcctcctcctgtatctttctctttccatgccTGTGTTGGTGCCGCTCTTCTTCATTAGTCTCTTCGCTTTCAGACTGTTCTTTCTCATGTTCcgcctcttcctgttcttcctcctcgtcgtgcTCGGAGGAGGCGTCCCTCTCGTCCCCCATGTATGACTCGCTCGTCGCCTCGTACTCGGATTCGTAATCGGAGTCCTGCTCGTGGGAAGACTCTGGCTCAGACTCTTCCTCTGACGGAGTCTCCAGCTCTGACGATTCCTCGCACTCGTAGTCGCTGCAGGAAGCGGAGTCTTCATCCGTCTCCGTCTCGTAATCTGGGTCGTGTTCGTACGCCCCATACAcatgttcctcttcttcgtcagAACTCTCTTCCGTGCATTCGCTGTGCTCGCTACTCTCTTCCTCATGAACGTCGTCTTGTaaatcttcttcctcgtcttcatcaGAACTGTAGACTCTTCCTTGCCGTCGCCGCCTCTTCTGATATCTCTTgcgcctctcctcttcctgcttccttctcctcttgtcgTTCCCTCGTTCTCTGTGATGGCTGTGTTCGTGctgcccttcttccctccttctcttgtgctccctctccctgcagctgtcgtccctcttcctcttattctctcgcTGGCGGCACTCTCTGTCGTACGCGTTTTTCTTCTTGGGGTGGCAGAGCGTCTCCACGGCGGCCTGGATACGCTGGAACTTGACCGTCGCCTCCCGCACGCTGGCCGGGTTCTTGTccgggtggtggaggagggcgaGCCGCCTGTACGCTTTCCTGATTTCCTCGGGCGTGGCGCCGCGGCTCACGCCGAGGAGTGTGTAGtaatcgctgttgttgttgttgtcacttgATGCCATTGTGGTTTATTCTGTCTGTGTTAGGCGGGTGTAAGTATACCCTTTCTCTATATTCTGCCTGTGTTAGACTGGTGTAGGTATATCCTTTCTCAGTACCTGACATGGTTTGAGTGTTGAAACTGTCTTGGAGAAAGAGGTAGGAGTTAGGAAAGAGGCAGAGTGTTTCCAGCCAATCAGCTTTCACCTTGCCATTGTGACTTCCACCAATCAGTTTTCTCTTTGCCATAAtgaccaccactattattagATAAAGGTACTCGAAGATAAACCTTGCTCACAACTGGAAAATAAATCTGCTAGCAATGAAAGCCTTGTTGGGGCAAAAAGTCCTTTTAACATCGCGTGGTGTATTATGAGATGTAGGAGGCGGAAATAGACGGGACACACACCAGAGAGGGTCAACATGGGCAAGCCGCACAGTTTTCATAAGTATAGAGCCTaacagttgtaatgcagtccAGAGTAAAATGTAAAGGGTATGTTTTGAAAGATGTAGCATTGGGTATTATTAAATGCTAATTGCGTGAAGAAATTTTTTTCGGAAATGTAATGCAAAGTCTTATGGGATATGTAACATaatttatttgaagagagaTGAATCCAGTTTTGAGAAAGTTTTTGTTCCACAAAGATACATAGGAAAACAGGCCAGAAAAAACTCTGCAGTCCTcccgaggtgacctgacctaggactactaaggtgacagtagaaaaaaaaaggacagcaaCTGAGAAgactctctccccactctccattctctctggcataagccgtacaggaaaacaggtcgaAAGGAAATACCGTACggagttagagaaggaaaaacccgaAGTAAgttttaaaggaaagaaagaaaatagatgaaatgaggtgcccccatttcctgaaggcaaggaaattaatcactaacaaacaaacgctcTTAGCCGCTGAtcgcaggcaaaaaaaaagatggcgtTTAAAAGCCTCTGCGctattgcagtctatcacgtctcgatgAAGCCCATTCCATCCATTTACTActcggaaaaaaatatatattttgattcaTAAGATTTGAAGGATTTCCTAACAATTTTGCAActgtttcctcgcgtgtaatctTAAGAGTGCATCGTGAAATATTTCCTGCAGTGCACGTTATCAATGCCTTTAATTATTTTAatcacctgtattaagtcgcctatCAGTCATATTTTTGTTAATAGAAATAGATTAAactctttaagacgctcttcatatgatttgtttcttaggcttagtataatttttgttactctacgatgaactctttctaatttatcgATGTCTTTCCGGTAATAGGGGCACCATGCCTGAACGCAATATTCCGGAAAGGGACAGGCTAAAGAATTATataaagtgaggattgtatccttagatttatactAAAAAGATCTGACGATTAAGCTAgttagttattttcttctttttttacgacTAGGTTTTAAGCTACTCAGTATTGTTATTCCTAAATCAATATCACTGTCAACGCTTTTAAGCTGGGTATTATATAGAATAtactttgttttctcatttctatATCCCATGTGAAGCACTTTGAAAGGTTTGTCCGCACTATGACAACTTCTCTAGATTTTTTTAGCATTTCTATTCCTTGTTCGTTAGAGATCTTGGAATTCGCttttttggtgtcatcagcaaacttcgatattatactggtaacaccctcGTCTATGTCGTTTATGttaacaaggaagagaacaggtcctaagactgatccctgtgccaccccgctggttacgttagtccacttggatgcttttccatttattactaatcttttgtttacggttgtttagccagtttttaacccatctcaacacgtcgccttggataccgtATGATTTTAGTTTCATCAGTAAATGTTTGTGGGGGACATTGTCAAAGGcgttttgaaaatcaagat from Scylla paramamosain isolate STU-SP2022 chromosome 23, ASM3559412v1, whole genome shotgun sequence carries:
- the LOC135111977 gene encoding glutamic acid-rich protein-like translates to MASSDNNNNSDYYTLLGVSRGATPEEIRKAYRRLALLHHPDKNPASVREATVKFQRIQAAVETLCHPKKKNAYDRECRQRENKRKRDDSCREREHKRRREEGQHEHSHHRERGNDKRRRKQEEERRKRYQKRRRRQGRVYSSDEDEEEDLQDDVHEEESSEHSECTEESSDEEEEHVYGAYEHDPDYETETDEDSASCSDYECEESSELETPSEEESEPESSHEQDSDYESEYEATSESYMGDERDASSEHDEEEEQEEAEHEKEQSESEETNEEERHQHRHGKRKIQEEDKEFRQREKKMKEEREDSEHEEGNEEAQHEESHDKRKREKEDDGEEFTQRGKKMRGDVEESDDEENYEEGSHEERHGKRKREEEEEKEFTQRGKK